A portion of the Mesobacillus sp. AQ2 genome contains these proteins:
- the sdaAB gene encoding L-serine ammonia-lyase, iron-sulfur-dependent subunit beta: MKYRSAFDIIGPVMIGPSSSHTAGAARIGRVARTLFEKQPTKAVISLYGSFAKTYKGHGTDLALVAGIMDFDTFDERIPDALKIAEQSGLEVEFITEDAVTEHPNTVKINLYDGQGKELEIVGISIGGGTIEITEINSFKLKLSGANPAILVVHHDRFGLISAVTSVLSKYQINIGHMEVSRKDKGDIAVMVIEMDHKLDDGVYTELTALDGVDQVIRLVD, encoded by the coding sequence ATGAAATATCGTTCTGCATTTGATATTATAGGTCCGGTGATGATCGGGCCATCGAGTTCGCATACAGCCGGCGCTGCAAGGATTGGCCGCGTGGCGCGCACATTGTTCGAAAAACAGCCGACAAAGGCCGTCATCTCCCTGTACGGCTCTTTTGCTAAAACCTATAAAGGACATGGAACAGATTTGGCACTTGTTGCCGGAATCATGGACTTTGATACATTTGATGAACGAATTCCAGATGCTTTGAAAATCGCGGAGCAATCCGGGCTCGAAGTGGAATTCATTACCGAGGATGCTGTCACAGAGCATCCGAACACGGTAAAAATAAATCTTTACGATGGACAGGGCAAGGAGCTTGAAATTGTCGGGATTTCCATCGGCGGCGGAACGATTGAGATCACTGAAATCAATTCGTTCAAGCTGAAGCTGTCCGGCGCCAACCCGGCGATCCTTGTCGTCCATCATGACAGGTTCGGGCTGATCTCGGCAGTGACATCTGTATTATCCAAATATCAAATTAACATCGGCCATATGGAAGTTTCCCGCAAAGACAAGGGAGACATCGCCGTCATGGTCATCGAAATGGACCACAAACTCGACGACGGAGTTTATACGGAGTTAACAGCACTTGATGGTGTTGACCAGGTCATCCGTCTCGTTGACTAA
- a CDS encoding ASCH domain-containing protein has translation MTEQNNALPPKTCEIERLITMEDDINLVLEGKKTATRRNGRYADVGEIMELKGKKFVVDNVYSQSLGELTAADAQREGFETVEEYKQSILAYHPGMPWLPQMRVWVHEFSPVEE, from the coding sequence ATGACTGAACAAAACAATGCTTTGCCGCCAAAAACATGTGAGATCGAGCGTCTGATTACAATGGAAGACGATATTAATTTAGTGCTGGAAGGCAAGAAAACAGCGACTCGCCGTAACGGCCGTTATGCCGATGTAGGCGAAATCATGGAGTTAAAAGGAAAGAAATTCGTCGTGGACAATGTCTACTCACAATCACTTGGCGAATTGACAGCTGCCGATGCACAGCGCGAAGGCTTTGAAACAGTCGAGGAGTACAAGCAGTCGATCCTAGCTTATCACCCGGGAATGCCATGGCTTCCGCAAATGCGCGTTTGGGTGCATGAATTCAGCCCTGTCGAAGAATAA
- the sdaAA gene encoding L-serine ammonia-lyase, iron-sulfur-dependent, subunit alpha: MFRNVAELVELAEKNNVKIAEIMIRQEIEVSGRSREEIIAQMDNNLQVMERAVERGLAGVKSQTGLTGGDAVLLQNYIATGKSLGGNLLLDAVSKAVATNEVNAAMGIICATPTAGSAGVVPGTLFAVKEKLNPTRMEMIEYLFTTAAFGFVVANNASISGAAGGCQAEVGSAASMAAAAIVEMAGGTPQQSSEAFAITMKNMLGLVCDPVAGLVEVPCVKRNAMGASNAITAADMALAGITSRIPCDEVIGAMYAIGQTMPSALRETAEGGLAATPTGRRLEQEIFGKPKEKLVDYLIQK; the protein is encoded by the coding sequence ATGTTTCGTAATGTTGCGGAGCTTGTTGAATTAGCTGAAAAAAATAACGTGAAGATCGCCGAAATCATGATTCGGCAGGAAATAGAAGTTTCAGGCCGTTCCCGCGAGGAAATCATTGCCCAGATGGACAATAACCTGCAGGTCATGGAACGCGCTGTGGAAAGAGGTTTGGCTGGCGTTAAATCCCAGACCGGCCTGACCGGCGGAGACGCAGTCTTGCTGCAAAACTATATCGCCACCGGGAAATCCTTGGGTGGGAACTTATTATTAGATGCCGTCAGCAAAGCGGTCGCGACGAATGAAGTGAACGCAGCAATGGGCATCATCTGTGCAACACCTACTGCAGGATCAGCAGGCGTTGTGCCGGGGACACTTTTTGCAGTAAAAGAGAAATTGAACCCAACACGCATGGAAATGATCGAGTATTTGTTCACGACAGCAGCATTCGGTTTTGTCGTTGCCAACAACGCTTCGATTTCCGGAGCTGCGGGTGGCTGTCAAGCAGAAGTAGGCTCAGCTGCAAGTATGGCCGCGGCGGCAATCGTTGAAATGGCAGGCGGAACACCACAACAGTCATCTGAAGCATTTGCAATTACGATGAAAAATATGCTCGGACTGGTCTGTGACCCTGTTGCAGGGCTAGTCGAGGTTCCATGTGTAAAAAGAAACGCGATGGGTGCTTCGAACGCCATCACTGCTGCCGACATGGCACTTGCCGGCATCACAAGCCGAATTCCTTGCGATGAAGTCATCGGTGCGATGTATGCCATCGGTCAGACGATGCCATCCGCGCTGAGGGAAACAGCAGAAGGCGGACTTGCGGCAACACCAACAGGCCGTCGCCTGGAGCAAGAAATCTTTGGGAAGCCAAAGGAAAAACTCGTAGATTATTTGATTCAGAAGTGA
- a CDS encoding MerR family DNA-binding transcriptional regulator, with translation MLMYSISDLAEEFGVTTRTIRYYEELGLLNPSRSEGGRRVYSSSDLTRLKLVLRGKRFGFSLEEIKEMVLLFNEDRSGEKQLKRTIEYGEEKLAEVNERICELVEIREEIERLMKDFKRRLIE, from the coding sequence TTGCTTATGTATTCGATTTCTGATTTGGCTGAAGAATTTGGCGTCACAACTCGGACCATCCGGTATTATGAGGAACTTGGTCTTTTGAATCCATCACGTTCCGAAGGCGGCCGCCGTGTTTACTCCAGCAGCGACCTGACAAGATTAAAGCTTGTTCTTCGAGGGAAGAGATTTGGTTTTTCACTTGAGGAAATCAAGGAGATGGTGCTGCTATTTAACGAGGATCGCTCAGGTGAAAAGCAGTTGAAACGGACGATTGAGTACGGGGAAGAGAAACTGGCAGAAGTAAATGAGAGAATATGTGAACTGGTTGAAATCAGGGAAGAAATCGAAAGGCTGATGAAGGATTTTAAAAGGAGGCTAATTGAATGA
- a CDS encoding metallophosphoesterase, translated as MKKILMKLFIGSFLVAILPVSTIANGSLLNAAGTKDGGIGNSTNFLGSAPNIAIDPKVNEIIYPLFATPAIKQKGQTLTVKVDSKGAVAGGWNVKLKQTNHSALTTEYNLPVQKAVESNSYWKKSSTIYDVTVQIPDNVPEKLYDLEVSFTGNGKRITDEQPHSVKVVDQFKKDFTFLHLTDTHVGSPRNLGDPDDPSGVDPAIAKEAGMWDPDESKRWLYLQKAIKEVNLSNPDFVVVTGDMMYGQMNPQEYIYEYEETFRVLQKLNVPVYIVPGNHDYYAQDATLADGAKYWEQYFGPQYFSFDYGPYAHYIGYNSFDWHKFDRSGTGTVSVPTWGGQIREEQLNWIKGDLAANARTAGSGQIKGLFSHHNPLWRDRDIWPQSDPEVQSYWKQYDAKHNPRSLTTLLLGEKLGIKYDQQWHGENAQELTDVMKQFNVNLSLHGHTHTDDVTEKDGILYTTTTAIELTGKPWVGFRNFKVKNGEVTSHKYDDQGHSTPVYQNGDTKSGVMSFEASYSLPNNGQASSQEATVTNRLEKAITVTVPFYMAAGSYQASSGTVKQNYSDGEKQYLEIELTVPANSEETIKIGK; from the coding sequence GTGAAAAAGATATTAATGAAATTGTTCATCGGTTCTTTTCTTGTTGCCATTTTGCCTGTATCCACTATAGCGAATGGCAGCTTACTGAATGCTGCAGGGACTAAGGATGGCGGCATCGGAAACAGCACAAATTTCTTGGGTTCTGCACCGAACATCGCAATTGATCCAAAAGTAAACGAAATCATTTACCCTCTTTTTGCAACACCGGCAATCAAACAGAAGGGCCAAACCCTGACTGTGAAAGTAGACAGCAAAGGCGCCGTTGCAGGTGGCTGGAATGTAAAATTAAAACAAACGAATCATTCTGCTTTGACCACAGAATACAATCTTCCGGTACAAAAGGCTGTTGAAAGTAATTCTTACTGGAAAAAGAGCAGCACTATTTATGATGTGACAGTACAAATCCCTGACAATGTCCCGGAAAAATTATACGATCTGGAGGTCTCTTTTACAGGGAACGGCAAGCGTATAACGGATGAACAGCCACACTCCGTTAAGGTTGTTGACCAATTTAAAAAGGATTTCACTTTTTTACATCTGACAGATACACATGTGGGTTCTCCCCGTAATCTAGGTGATCCCGATGATCCTTCCGGAGTGGATCCAGCTATCGCTAAAGAAGCTGGCATGTGGGATCCGGATGAAAGTAAACGCTGGTTATATCTCCAGAAGGCGATTAAAGAAGTAAATCTTTCGAATCCAGATTTTGTTGTCGTGACTGGCGACATGATGTATGGACAGATGAACCCGCAGGAATATATTTATGAGTATGAAGAGACATTCCGTGTTCTGCAAAAACTGAATGTCCCTGTTTACATCGTCCCTGGCAATCATGACTATTATGCCCAGGATGCAACACTTGCAGATGGTGCAAAGTATTGGGAACAATACTTTGGCCCGCAGTATTTCTCATTTGATTATGGCCCATATGCCCATTATATTGGCTACAACTCCTTTGATTGGCACAAATTTGACCGCAGCGGCACAGGAACTGTTTCCGTTCCGACATGGGGCGGGCAAATCAGGGAAGAACAGCTGAACTGGATTAAGGGAGACCTGGCCGCCAATGCAAGGACAGCTGGATCTGGCCAGATTAAAGGGTTGTTTTCACACCACAATCCACTATGGCGTGACCGTGATATTTGGCCGCAAAGCGACCCAGAGGTCCAGAGCTATTGGAAGCAGTATGATGCCAAGCATAATCCGCGGTCATTGACGACTTTATTGCTTGGGGAAAAGCTTGGAATCAAGTATGACCAGCAATGGCACGGTGAAAATGCCCAGGAACTGACAGATGTTATGAAACAATTCAATGTGAATCTTAGTCTGCATGGACACACCCACACTGATGATGTTACAGAGAAGGACGGAATCCTGTATACAACCACAACTGCGATTGAACTGACAGGAAAACCGTGGGTAGGATTCAGAAATTTCAAAGTGAAGAACGGCGAGGTCACATCCCATAAATATGATGACCAGGGACACTCCACGCCAGTCTACCAAAATGGAGATACAAAAAGCGGAGTCATGTCATTCGAAGCGAGCTACAGCCTGCCTAATAATGGACAAGCCTCCAGCCAGGAAGCAACCGTGACAAACAGGCTGGAAAAGGCGATTACTGTAACGGTTCCATTTTACATGGCTGCGGGAAGTTACCAGGCTTCATCAGGTACTGTAAAACAAAATTACAGTGATGGAGAAAAGCAATATCTTGAAATAGAATTGACGGTTCCCGCGAACAGCGAGGAAACGATCAAAATAGGTAAATAG
- a CDS encoding GGDEF domain-containing protein, with amino-acid sequence MFNKFDSIDELKRSVYMWMLPIITVALVINSFLNKQSQVDMIINSTLIFWFSVSWVLAFINRGIRFGEYSNLLLVSIYHVFTLFDVVHNDLAITGGSLGDFIVWMPLIIMFFFLVLGTKRGLYFSIFIFLITLTIAVIHSGQLTSEPIDSLTQFHAANIVYILVLFYAQNMFRAFTERDFFKKHAYIDSLTRVANRHQIDAWLEVKLAAAEDDKKPFSIIFFDIDHFKKVNDEFGHKIGDCVLKELSAIIAGNLTDGDHFGRWGGEEFMLIINDTGGQVYEKAEHLRKIVENHCFKGAGSLTASFGVTEFQSGDNIDSLLNRADEALYASKNSGRNKVSVKEPS; translated from the coding sequence ATGTTTAATAAATTTGATAGTATCGACGAATTGAAGCGAAGCGTCTACATGTGGATGCTGCCGATCATCACGGTTGCCCTTGTCATCAATAGCTTCCTGAATAAGCAGAGCCAAGTTGATATGATCATAAACTCTACACTTATTTTTTGGTTTTCTGTTAGCTGGGTCCTGGCATTTATCAATCGGGGAATCCGGTTTGGAGAGTATTCCAATTTATTATTAGTCAGTATATATCATGTCTTTACCTTATTTGACGTTGTCCACAACGATTTGGCGATAACCGGCGGTTCGCTCGGTGATTTCATCGTCTGGATGCCGCTAATCATCATGTTTTTCTTTCTTGTGCTGGGAACAAAAAGAGGGTTGTATTTCTCAATCTTCATCTTCCTGATTACCTTAACCATCGCGGTGATCCACAGCGGACAATTGACATCAGAACCCATCGATTCCCTGACTCAATTTCATGCAGCGAACATCGTCTATATTCTCGTACTTTTTTATGCGCAAAATATGTTCCGTGCTTTTACAGAAAGAGATTTCTTTAAAAAGCACGCTTATATCGATTCCCTGACACGCGTTGCCAATCGCCATCAGATTGACGCCTGGCTAGAGGTAAAGCTCGCAGCTGCAGAAGATGATAAGAAGCCATTTTCGATCATTTTTTTCGATATTGACCATTTTAAAAAAGTGAATGATGAGTTCGGCCATAAAATCGGTGACTGTGTGCTCAAGGAATTGTCTGCCATCATCGCTGGCAATCTAACAGACGGAGACCATTTCGGCCGCTGGGGCGGAGAGGAATTCATGCTGATCATCAATGATACCGGCGGACAAGTGTATGAAAAGGCAGAACATTTACGCAAAATCGTCGAAAACCATTGCTTTAAAGGAGCAGGCAGCCTGACTGCGAGCTTCGGAGTAACGGAATTCCAGTCCGGCGATAATATTGACTCATTGCTGAACCGTGCCGATGAAGCATTATATGCATCGAAAAACAGCGGCAGAAATAAAGTCAGCGTGAAGGAACCATCCTGA
- a CDS encoding peptidoglycan DD-metalloendopeptidase family protein, translated as MFKRSVFLAVTIGLAGMSSAYAEATEDLPEIRQKRFDLKQDFTEKEKQIKSMDAAEQKYLSELKALDDEVSRINQEIRDLQSIMVEAEIIAADMKIEIDKLAHNIKHREQLIKKRLQTMQNQDGLGLYVDLIFDSKNLSQLFDAATAVSTFIKADKDLLAKHQADLELKKKQGSELERKIVLLEKDQLELDSLEAELQKRVKEKQRLLDSVQKQKQENESELMDMYEVYVNLASQEIAILKEKQRVEFSSTQPEEGFIMPARGDLTSGYGPRWGRLHAGIDIADESPDSSVVAAASGTVIRSYYSATYGNCVLITHKINGKTFTTLYAHLEKSTVITGQSINKGEMLGYMGNTGDSRGKHLHFEIHEGQWNYEKSNSVDPLQYVKK; from the coding sequence GTGTTTAAACGAAGTGTATTTCTCGCAGTGACGATTGGACTGGCTGGCATGAGTTCAGCCTATGCTGAAGCAACGGAGGATCTGCCCGAAATCCGTCAGAAACGTTTTGACCTGAAACAGGATTTCACTGAGAAAGAAAAGCAAATTAAATCAATGGATGCGGCGGAGCAAAAATATCTTTCTGAACTGAAGGCACTGGATGACGAGGTGTCGAGGATTAATCAGGAAATCCGTGATCTGCAAAGCATAATGGTTGAGGCGGAGATAATTGCAGCAGATATGAAAATTGAAATCGATAAGCTGGCTCACAACATAAAGCATCGAGAGCAATTAATCAAAAAGCGTCTGCAGACCATGCAGAATCAGGACGGATTAGGCTTGTATGTGGATCTGATTTTTGATTCGAAAAATCTATCCCAGTTGTTTGATGCGGCAACCGCTGTCAGCACCTTCATTAAAGCAGATAAAGATTTACTGGCAAAGCATCAGGCAGACCTGGAGTTGAAAAAAAAGCAGGGATCAGAGTTGGAGCGGAAAATTGTTTTGCTGGAAAAAGACCAGCTTGAATTGGATTCACTGGAGGCTGAATTGCAAAAGAGGGTCAAAGAGAAACAGCGTTTGCTTGATTCGGTTCAGAAGCAGAAACAGGAGAACGAATCCGAGCTGATGGATATGTATGAAGTCTATGTCAACCTGGCATCCCAGGAGATTGCGATTTTGAAAGAAAAACAGAGAGTGGAGTTTAGTAGCACTCAACCAGAAGAGGGATTCATCATGCCAGCCAGAGGCGATTTGACATCCGGCTACGGTCCAAGATGGGGAAGGCTGCATGCTGGAATCGACATTGCCGATGAATCTCCAGATTCATCCGTTGTCGCCGCAGCATCCGGAACCGTCATCCGATCCTATTATTCTGCGACATACGGAAACTGCGTCCTGATCACCCACAAGATTAACGGCAAGACCTTCACCACACTATACGCCCATCTGGAAAAAAGCACAGTGATAACCGGACAGAGCATTAATAAAGGGGAAATGCTTGGCTACATGGGCAATACCGGAGACAGCCGCGGCAAGCATCTCCACTTCGAAATCCACGAAGGCCAGTGGAACTATGAAAAATCAAACAGCGTCGACCCGCTGCAATATGTGAAAAAATAA
- a CDS encoding anti-sigma factor has translation MNMEWNKDKEKKILLKYRFTLTVKVIRVIAAVLFLFWLYMLVISISYDALGLDKKHIFYSRVAMDWTQPNMQEEFGSIESAEITPLFTQKISYPVYKMVGKEPELVGTKQLAKRLITMFSTNTTEYLKPKTESEYRFYLPEHPKTGKKLEGNEDPSVWTKLEKVHEGTVAELSFSTKEYMTPEEMLEFLKPYDLDVLWVPLYTGELKEYEEGSWGSNDFMSVAPFGFTGGRETGDDYNSQSKYSLDEKFTELNKKLMLQQMKDLLDNESTSYRENFLGLSHLEERYNYLMKEGFQVYGAVVTGPVKELLKLKENEQIQGANLGDMTYWNWTEE, from the coding sequence ATGAACATGGAATGGAATAAAGACAAGGAAAAGAAAATCCTGTTAAAATATCGATTCACATTGACGGTGAAGGTGATCAGAGTCATCGCAGCCGTGCTGTTCCTCTTCTGGCTGTATATGCTGGTGATTTCGATCAGCTATGATGCGCTCGGTCTTGATAAGAAACATATTTTTTACAGCAGGGTGGCGATGGACTGGACGCAGCCGAATATGCAGGAGGAGTTTGGCAGCATCGAATCAGCGGAAATCACACCTTTATTTACGCAAAAAATTTCTTATCCAGTTTACAAAATGGTTGGAAAGGAGCCGGAACTGGTAGGCACGAAGCAGTTGGCCAAACGGCTGATTACGATGTTTTCAACAAATACAACTGAATACCTAAAACCAAAAACGGAAAGTGAGTATCGTTTTTACCTTCCGGAGCATCCGAAGACCGGAAAGAAGCTTGAGGGGAATGAGGACCCTTCGGTATGGACGAAGCTTGAGAAGGTCCATGAAGGCACGGTTGCCGAGCTTTCTTTTTCAACAAAAGAGTATATGACACCTGAAGAAATGCTGGAGTTTTTGAAGCCCTATGATCTTGATGTATTATGGGTGCCTTTGTATACTGGGGAGTTGAAGGAGTATGAAGAAGGCTCGTGGGGAAGCAATGATTTTATGTCAGTCGCACCTTTTGGTTTTACAGGCGGACGTGAAACAGGGGATGACTATAATTCGCAGAGTAAGTATTCTCTTGATGAGAAATTCACTGAGCTAAATAAGAAATTGATGTTACAACAAATGAAAGACCTCCTGGATAACGAATCAACCAGCTACCGTGAAAATTTCCTAGGCCTTTCCCATCTAGAGGAGCGGTACAATTATTTGATGAAGGAAGGCTTCCAGGTTTACGGCGCTGTCGTGACCGGACCTGTAAAAGAACTGCTCAAGCTGAAAGAAAATGAGCAGATTCAGGGTGCCAACCTTGGGGATATGACGTACTGGAACTGGACGGAGGAATAA
- a CDS encoding sigma-70 family RNA polymerase sigma factor, translated as MDDSRRNELENLYRKYTKPLYYFLLKLSGSTQLAEDLTQETFVRATISLSFYENEDVRAWLFKVARNAYLDEWRKRQRRKWVPFADYLFAKDEMASPYGLPEDEAIQAETFDDLQQLMTFLPEQYRSILYLREVEMFSYQEIQEALDLSENQVKVTLHRARKKLAQMAKKQGWKDDEHGME; from the coding sequence ATGGACGACAGCAGAAGGAATGAACTCGAAAATTTGTATAGGAAGTACACGAAGCCCCTGTATTATTTTTTGCTGAAGCTTTCAGGGTCGACGCAGCTGGCCGAGGATTTGACGCAGGAAACATTTGTCCGGGCAACGATTTCGCTTTCTTTTTATGAGAATGAGGATGTCAGGGCCTGGCTGTTCAAGGTGGCGCGCAATGCTTACCTGGATGAATGGCGCAAGAGGCAGCGAAGGAAATGGGTGCCATTTGCCGATTATTTGTTTGCGAAGGATGAGATGGCAAGTCCTTATGGGCTGCCAGAGGATGAGGCGATACAGGCGGAGACTTTCGATGACCTGCAGCAGCTGATGACTTTTTTGCCGGAGCAGTATCGGTCGATCCTCTATTTGCGCGAGGTCGAAATGTTCAGTTATCAGGAAATACAGGAAGCACTTGACCTGTCGGAGAACCAGGTGAAGGTGACACTGCATCGGGCACGGAAAAAGCTCGCGCAAATGGCGAAAAAACAGGGATGGAAGGACGATGAACATGGAATGGAATAA